GGATCATTGCTGGCAGGCGTGGTTGTTCTCTGGTTTGGCCGTTTCGTATTGCGAAACCACGCCCTGCTCTTTCTTGTCGCCGTAGTGGCAATGTTCTTGCCTTTCGCGTACCTCTATATAGCGAGGACTGTGCGGTTCAGGAAGTGCAATGAGCAGCTTCCTGCGGCTGTGGATCTCCTTGCTCGTGCACTCAAGGCAGGCCACTCCCTCTCAGCGGCGATCGAGATGGTCTCTCAAGAGAATCCGCCACCGCTGGGGCCGGAGTTTCGCCGGGTCTTTGAAGAGCAGAGTTTCGGTCTTCCCTTCCGCGACGCGCTCTTCAACCTGACGGCGCGGCTTCCTCTTGATGATCTTCGATTCATCGTCACGGCGATGCTTATCCAACGAGAGACCGGAGGCAACCTGGTCGAGGTGCTGGAGAAGACGAGTTCTGTTCTTAGGGATCGAATTCGACTGAAAGGACAGCTTCGCGTTCACACAGCGCAAGGCCGGCTAACAGGATGGATACTTTGTCTGCTTCCCTTCGTCTCGTTTCTCGCGCTTTCCGTCATTAATCCGACGTACACAGATCTGCTGCTCAATGACCCCTTGGGACGGCACCTCGTCTGGGCTGGTCTTGCTCTCATGGGGCTAGGAATTTTTGTAATCCGAAAAATTATCGACATTAAGGTCTAGACCAATATGACGCTAGCATTCATTCTCCTGGCTCTCACGCTCTTCCTTGGAATAACTGCGATCACCCTGCTTCTTCAGGCAAGATCTTCTGCAGAAGTGCGCCTTTCCAGGGCACTGGCAGGAGATCGAGTTCAAACGGATGAGACAGAGCAGCCGCAGGGGGTTTTCAGCAAATTCGCTCAGTCTGTCACTGCCTTGGTTGGCCGCACCGGCGTTGCCAACGCACCTGAATTTGAGCGTCAACTCGGGCTGGCGGGATACAGAAAGCCTGCCCATCTACAGTATTTCCTAACAGCCAAACTACTCCTCCCCATCGTTGCAGCCGTGTCCGCAAGCTTCCTGGTCAGCCAGAATGTTGTCTTCTGGGTTTTGGTCTGCGGAGTGGTTGGATATTTTCTGCCTGACCTCTGGTTATCCAGCGCAATCACACGTCACCGCGAAGCGGTAAGGTTGGCAATGCCCGATGCTCTTGATCTCCTCATCATCTGCATGGAGGCAGGACTCGGTATCGACCAGGCGTTGATTCGTGTAGGGACAGAGCTGAGTCTCAATCATCCGCAACTTAGTGATGAATTTCGCATAATCAACCTGGAGCAGCGTGCAGGAACTCCACGTATTGAAGCCTGGAGGCATATGGCCGAAAGAACCAAGCTTGAGGTGGTCGCATCCTTTGTCAGCATGCTTGTCCAGACAGATCGATTTGGCACTCCGATCTCAAAGTCGCTGGGCACATTTTCTGAATCCCTGAGAACGGAACGGCGACAAAAGGCTGAGGAGTTAGCCGCAAAGACAACAATCAAGATGGTTTTTCCCTTGGTACTTTTCATTTTTCCGAGTATGTTTATCGTGTTGTTGGCACCAGCTATCATCAGCATCAAGCACAGCATGGGAAATGCGTTTCAGTAGGCTGCAGTACAACATCTTCTTAGACATACTAGGAGCCAGACATGGATAGTGTTGTTATGATACGGGTTGTTGCGGGCATCTTGTTTGTTATCGTGCTTTTCGTTCTCATCCAGCGGCGTAAGAAGAAGATCTGAACCAGTGCCGGGTGCCCCAAACGACCTCGTCGTCACAAATCTGACGCGCAACGTCACTTTAGGCGACCACATTCGCATCGCGGACACAGTCACGTCCCGGTTTCTGGGACTTCTGACGCGGCGCGAGCTTCTTCCCTCGGAAGGATTGCTGATTGAGCCATCGAGCGGTGTGCATACCCTCGGAATGCGGTTCGCTATCGATGTCCTCTTACTCAACCGAGAGCGGGAGGTAATAGCAGTCTATGACTCTATGCCCCCGTTCCGCATGACGCGGCTTTTCTGGAAGGCCGCGAGCGCTTTGGAACTCCCTTCCGGCGTCCGGCTCAGCACGGGGACGATGGTAGGAGATCGGCTTTCGATAGCTCCGAATCTTCCCGAACACCTCTAGCCTTACAAAGGCACCGGTCCCCGGGGCCCGCGTCAGCGCCTGACCAAGTGGGTTGTATTCTGCGATACGCTTCTCGTCCGTGCAGACAACTCCGCCATACGAGCCTCTGCTCGTTGTTGATACTCACCCGGCTTCGCGGCGAGTTTGCTATATTCCAGCCTCTCGACTCGAGCAAGGTCTTCGCCGCTCTTCAGCGTCCGCAGATGCTCCGCCAGCGTCCAATCCAACTCGTCTGCGCGTGCATCCGCCCCAGAGTAATGCCGGTAGGAGTCAACTGAATCGACCGCAAGCGACATAAGGGAAGGATTATCAATCGTCCCCAGAAACCCTTTGAGTAACAGATAGCCCTGCTCCCTGTTGCTGACTTTGGGAGGAGCGACCTCGGATGGATGAACATATCCGCTCACACCGCGAGAGCGTACCTGTATCCAGTCTTTTCCGTTGCCAGCCAATTTGAAGCCAGTGATCTCGAGCTGCCCCTGCCGTGGGACGACACCTGACGGTGGACCAGTCATGTCCGTTCCCTGGTAGACATTCATGCCCTGCACAGCATAAGTCGACCCAATGCTAGCTGGCGGCAGGCGCTTGCCTTCATCTCTGAAGATGTACGCCGCTGTAGCGACGCTACCAAAGACCACCGAACAAACGATCAATCTCTTCAGGCTCTGCTGCTCGCGATGCTGTGGGACGAGTACGGGTAGGGTTTCTGTTGAAGGAGCAGGAAGAGATCCAAATCTGTGCGCGCAGTACGGGCACGATGGATGCTTTGCCGCGACGAGACGACTACATTGTCCACACTTCCGGAGAGCCGACGTCGATAACCCGCAAGAGCTGCAGATGGAGACTTCTACCGGGTAGGTGATGTGACAGTTCATGCAGGTAGCAAAAGGGCTACCGTCGAACTGTTGTGCGTCGTGATTCTCCGTCTTCACTTCCACTTCCACCGTTACACCTCGATACAAACCCTTAGAGTCCCGATCACTTCTTCAGGGCCGGGAGATATGCGTCTATCTTGCTGCCGGCAGTCATAACCGTCCTCGGGATCCACCCGAAGTCGAGCTCATAGTGCTTTTTCCAATTGAGCGGATCGTTCCACGCGACACCCAACTGCTTCCACAAGACATGTTCCAGATCTGTCTGCTGGGCGGGGGTGAGATGGGTGTTGTGCAGGACGCACTCCGGCGGCTGAGATTCTGGCAGCGGTTGTCCATAGTCAAAACGCACCAAAGCCGCGCGCGCATTCTGCCAGTACTGCCCTGAAAGCGATTGGGCATCCGGATACTTCCGGGGCGCGGCGGCGAGAAACCAGGAAGGAGGATCAGACCTCAGCTCGTAGTGCGGAACAAGAGATCGCACAACCAGCACCATAGACAGTAGAAGCAGCATTACCAGCCAGCGTGCGCTTCGCCCGTAGATCATGAAGCCCTCTTATGTGCAGATGCACAACTTCATTTCCTCGGATTGGCCTTGTCTCGCTCGAAGATGCAACTGATCTCATCCTCATAGGCCACATGCCATCCCGAGGTGTGACGCAACAGATAGATATTCGCGTCCTTTGCCGGGAAAAAGACATAGTCCGCCTTATATTTATCCATTATTTCCAGAGACCCCTTCATACCAAGCATGTCCAGGTAATCAGCTAAGACGCCTTTGTACTCAAAGATATCGGTCCGGCTATCGATAAAGGTTGGAATTGCGGGGTCGGCCCAGATCATGTACCCACCCCAACTATAGTGATTGAGGGTTCGCATACCAGGATGGCTTTGCAGGAACTTAATTGCTCCAAACGGAACTTTCTTCCCTATATCTTCCGAGAGCTTCTTTTCCGAAGGAAAGCGGTAGACCATGATGCTTAGAAGGGCAACGACGATCGCTGCATTCAACCATGGTTTATCGATCTCCCTCTTATAAGGGGGCAGGAAGTTGAAGCGGCGTGCAATGATCGGCGTCAGCACAATCGCCGCCAGAAACAGGAATCGAATATAGGTGAGCGAGGCGTACAGGGCGAAGGCAGTGAGCCCTACTTCCGCGAGACTCCACCGTTTCTTCGCGGTGAGCGCAAGCAGCAAAATCAAGATGATAAGGCCGTAGACAACCTTGCCGCGCGGCTCATGGAAGTCTACGGAAGCCCACTCCTCAACATGCGAGACGTTCAACTTCTGCCGGAACGCCAAATCGAACGGATAGCTCACCAACTTGTAGCCGTATGGATTCACAAAGAGAGCGCCAACCGTACACAGACCTGTCCAGAGAAGCCGCCGCGCCTGAGCGCTACTCCATCGTGTGGTCTCGATATTTCCCCAGCTCCAATTGATTGTCCTGGAGAGCACGACAATCCCGCAGACCACCATCCCAACGAGCCAGGACCCATGCAGATTCGCCCATAAGCAGAACACGACAGGCAGAACCCAGAGAGGCGCTTCCCTGTCGTCCAACAACCTCCATAAAACCAGCATGACGATAATCATGCAGGCCCAACCAAACAGGATGGTACGGGGACCGAAGTTGACAACGGCCAGGAGCACGGCAGGGATGCTCACCAGCGTTGCTGACTTGATCGAGCCGCTCACCTTGTAGGCAAGGTAGAGCACTCCGATCATCACTGACTCCGCCATGAACAGATACAGGGCAAAGATCCCTCTCAGGCCACCCACTTTCCAGGCGGCAAAGTAGATAAGCTCTGAGAGCCATTCGGAATCGACCCAGGGTGTTCCCTTTATCGTGTAGGAATAGGTATCGAAGCGTATCCAGTGATGCTCCCTTATCAGAACCTGGGCGTTCTTCAGATGCCACCAGATGTCGGGGTCCGCCACGGACTGGCCACAGAAGAGGTAGACCATGATCGCCAGTGCAGCCGCCAGCGCCACATGGAACGGGCACCAGACACGCGTCGTCTGAGGGTCCCTGGTCAAAGGAAGAACATCCGATGCACTCATACCGTCGGTCACCATCTTCTGCCTTCGAAGGCCGAACGTCATAGAAAGCTCGGGGAGAGCACCAGAGTACCTTCTTCCCGGGCACGTCGCCGCAAAAAAAATAGTGGCTATAAGCTTCCTGGCAAAGCGGCTACGACCAAGCCAAGTGTTAGTGAGTCCATATACTTACTCATACTTATGCAATTCTGTGCATACTCTCTTTTGCGTCCCATCGTACGGAGCTTCAAAAATCACGGGTATTGCACCTTTTGGTGTTGACAGCGAAAAACGGAGTCCTACACTATCTCAATAATCATTACTGGGTTTCGCGAGGCAACCTCTGATGCTGCGCCCTTTGCGAAATAGCGGTCAGCCGAAGCCGGGACAGCCTATCGCGACCGGGCCTGCAACAACGCCCCTTTGTCTTGCAAACGATACCAGCAACTTTCCTTCCATCTTTGGTATCGCACTTGCTCTTCTTTACAGAATCGCAGCCGGCGACGTTGACGGGCCTGGTCGAGTCGCCCGAGCCTTTGGAGACTCTCTATGAAAACGCGTATGCATGAGAGCGGGCAGGCCACGATCATGGTGCTGTTGAGCATGCTCGGTCTGCTGGGTTTTGTGGGTTTGGGGACGGACGTTGGCCTCCTCTTCCACGCCAAGAGAAACCTGCAAATCGTGGCAGATGCCGCCGCGATCGCCGGAGCATCCGAATACCCATATACAGGCTCATCTGGCGCTAACACTGCCGGCCAGGCTGCGGCCACGGCAAACGGCGTGACCAACGGAACCGGAGGAGCTTCTGTCGTGGTGAACAGTCCGCCGCTAAGCGGGGCGCACACGAGCACCACCGGCCCCAATGGCTACGTCGAAGCGGTCGTTTCCCAGCCGCAATCGACTGTTTTCATGGGCCTTTTCGGCTGGAACTCCGTGCCGGTCTCGGCCAGGGCTGTTGCGTATAAGGGAGCCAAGTCAACTGACTGCGTTTATGTCATGTCTCAAAATGCATCACCAGCGATGGCCTTGACAGGTAGGTTCGATGTGTCAGTACCGGGTTGTGGTATCGTGGTGGACTCGAACGCCTCCAATGCTCTCAATTTCACAGGAGCCTCTGGAACGCTCAGCGCCGGGTCAGTCGGCGTCGTGGGAGGTGCTACCGGCCATACCAGCGATAGCACGCCGACTCCGATCAGCGGGACTGCCCCGGTATCCGATCCACTGATTGGCATTGCCACCCCGCCTCCCTACTCCGGATGCACTGCAGCTCCGGGCGGTACTCTGACTGGCCCCGTCAATAATGCGGGCACTGTTTGTTACAGCGGGAGCGTCAATATCAACAACGCGAATCTGGCTGCCGGAACCTATGTGTTTACGGGAGACGTCACTCTGAGCGGAACCGTGACTGGAACGGGTGTCACCTTCTACTTGCTGGGCAATCTCAGTGCCCTCACAAACAGTAGGCTAAACCTAACCGCTCCAAGCAGCGCCACCAACTACCCAGCCACTAGCTCCAACTACGGCATCCTTTTCTACGGCGCTTCAACCGACACCGGTACGCTTGCCTTCAACGTGGGCAATGCGAGTGGAACGCTCCAGGGAATCATCTACGCCCCAACCATGAACTTCACTTTACAGGACAACGGTGGCCACACCACCGGCGGGCTGCAACTGGTAACAGACCTGATTGTAAACACCTTATCGGATACGGCGTCGATGCTCTCCCTCACAAGTTACACACAAAGCTGTGGATGCAACTCCCCACTTACGAAGGTGGCCTTAGTTGAGTAACGTTAGCGGGATATGGAGGACGCAATGAAGAGATTACGGCAGGCAAAGCCGAGCGGGGCTGGCACGTCTGGCCGCCGCATGGCGCTGTGCAACGACCATGGATCTTCTCTCGTCGAGCTCGCCCTTTGCATGCCGTTCTTGCTCCTGCTTCTTGTCGGCATCGCCGACTTCGGTTGGATAGCCTACAGCTACATCGAACTGGGAAATGCTACGAATGCCGGCGCCCAGTACGCGGCACAATCCACTACCTATGCGGCGCCGAACAACCAACCAGCAATTTCAGCGGCAGTGAACAATGACGCGGCAAACCTCTCGGGCATAACCACGACGGTAACTAACACCTGCACATGCTCCGACGGGTCAGCGGTCTCGTCGTGCCTCAACGCCGCCACGACGTGCACCGGCACCGCACGCATTATCACGAACGTTACAGTGACCACTTCCATGCCGATCAGTCCGTTCATCAGTTGGACCGGGATTCCGACTTCAATTACGCTGCACGGCCAGGCGACGATGAGGGTTGAAGAATAGTGAAACCCGGCGGCATAACACGGTGGGAGACCGACACGGCTATGAAACAACTTCAACGCCTTATGCAGAACCTCAGGCTCCGGCGGGCATTCGGAACGCGAGTTCTGAGCGATGCTGATCGCAATCCGCGGCGAAGCGAAGCCGGAGTGTCTACGGTGGAGTTCGCCATGACACTTAGCATCCTCCTTACCATGCTGTTCGGGCTGATGGAGTTGGCACTTGCCCTTTATAGCTATAACTTCATCTCGGAGGCCGCCCGGGAGGCGACTCGCTACGCTATCGTTCGCGGCTCTTCCTGTTCCGGTTTCGGCAGTGCGTGCCCGGCTGCAGCCTCAGATGTCCAGAACTACGTGGTGGGCCTCGGCTATCCAGGGCTTGATTCGAGCTTGCTGACAGTGAGCACAACCTGGCCAGCAGGCGATAACAATCCAGGCCATACGGTGCAGGTGAAGGTCAGCTATCAATTCCCTCTTACGATCCCTTTCATTCCGAACAGAACAATCAACATGAGCAGCACTTCTCAGATGACTATCCAGCAGTAAAGGCTCCCTATGCCACGCGCTCAGGATTGGATGCCCATATCACCTCCCACCCTGGCGCGGATGACAGGGTTTCCCGGACGCTGGTTCGTCTACTCGATGATGCTTCACTGCACGTTGCTCGGCGTAGTGGCGCTGTTGAGGGCCACCCCGGCGCTCGCTCCCGCAGACCCCGAAGAAGCTCACCTGGTTCAACGCCTCGACAACATCACTCCCCTGCCCGAGTTGGTCAAGGCCGGGGCAGAAGGACAGAGCGGTCCCCAGCACCGCGCGCCGGAGAAGACGAACTCCTCCGCCGACAGCCATAACGGCACTAAGACCTACTATGGCGTCCAGCACATCGTCTCGGCTCCGACTACCCCCGATAACTCGACGCAGACCGTGCTGCAGCCTGACCTGCTGTCGCCCCCCAAGCTGCCGCGCCCTGTTCCTCTGCCCAATATGGTCAAACTGGCCATGCCGCGGTCTCTCGTATTGCCCAATCTGCCGCAGGTGAAGGTCACCCGTGCGGCTCCACCGATCCCGACGGCCGCTTCGATACAGAATGGGACGCCGATCGATCTGACGCAGCCCGACCAGACAGCACTGATCAGCAAATCTCCTGTCCCGCCGCTTCCAACGAGGGAGCACCCTAGACTTCCAGTTCCAGTGAGTTCAACACCTGCGCTCGAGGCCGTGATCGCAAGGGTGCAGCAGCCCGCCGCGCCGGCACCCACCTCGCGGCATGTCGAACCGACCGCAAGCACAGCTGCTCCAGCATCTTCCCAGACAGCTCATCCACAATCAGGCACTGACGATCGAAACCTGCTGGTGATCAACGCCGTCAGCCCAGCGGATGCCACGGCCCATGGCGATCCTCCGCCAGGAGAGTTACACGGGGCCTTCGAAGTTGTTCCGTCCCTGCTGCCGCAAGGCTCGTCGTCCGCTCCGGGGTCTTCCTCGTCTTCCTCGCAGACGCCCGGCAACACAGGCAGAGCATCGGCCACCAACGTCGCAGGGGGCGGGACAGGCGCGGGCAAGTCCGGCGGCGATGACAAGAGTTC
The Edaphobacter bradus genome window above contains:
- a CDS encoding TadE/TadG family type IV pilus assembly protein; this encodes MKRLRQAKPSGAGTSGRRMALCNDHGSSLVELALCMPFLLLLLVGIADFGWIAYSYIELGNATNAGAQYAAQSTTYAAPNNQPAISAAVNNDAANLSGITTTVTNTCTCSDGSAVSSCLNAATTCTGTARIITNVTVTTSMPISPFISWTGIPTSITLHGQATMRVEE
- a CDS encoding pilus assembly protein TadG-related protein, whose product is MKTRMHESGQATIMVLLSMLGLLGFVGLGTDVGLLFHAKRNLQIVADAAAIAGASEYPYTGSSGANTAGQAAATANGVTNGTGGASVVVNSPPLSGAHTSTTGPNGYVEAVVSQPQSTVFMGLFGWNSVPVSARAVAYKGAKSTDCVYVMSQNASPAMALTGRFDVSVPGCGIVVDSNASNALNFTGASGTLSAGSVGVVGGATGHTSDSTPTPISGTAPVSDPLIGIATPPPYSGCTAAPGGTLTGPVNNAGTVCYSGSVNINNANLAAGTYVFTGDVTLSGTVTGTGVTFYLLGNLSALTNSRLNLTAPSSATNYPATSSNYGILFYGASTDTGTLAFNVGNASGTLQGIIYAPTMNFTLQDNGGHTTGGLQLVTDLIVNTLSDTASMLSLTSYTQSCGCNSPLTKVALVE
- a CDS encoding DUF192 domain-containing protein; protein product: MPGAPNDLVVTNLTRNVTLGDHIRIADTVTSRFLGLLTRRELLPSEGLLIEPSSGVHTLGMRFAIDVLLLNREREVIAVYDSMPPFRMTRLFWKAASALELPSGVRLSTGTMVGDRLSIAPNLPEHL
- a CDS encoding TadE/TadG family type IV pilus assembly protein; the encoded protein is MKQLQRLMQNLRLRRAFGTRVLSDADRNPRRSEAGVSTVEFAMTLSILLTMLFGLMELALALYSYNFISEAAREATRYAIVRGSSCSGFGSACPAAASDVQNYVVGLGYPGLDSSLLTVSTTWPAGDNNPGHTVQVKVSYQFPLTIPFIPNRTINMSSTSQMTIQQ
- a CDS encoding type II secretion system F family protein — its product is MILVISFLVLFVAGFAVVALLTRPSRSEALVQSRLQAIGRPIGQRQVEAVDILKKDTLSDLGWFNDILSRFGPAVQLRRLISEADQPWTVGRLISGSLLAGVVVLWFGRFVLRNHALLFLVAVVAMFLPFAYLYIARTVRFRKCNEQLPAAVDLLARALKAGHSLSAAIEMVSQENPPPLGPEFRRVFEEQSFGLPFRDALFNLTARLPLDDLRFIVTAMLIQRETGGNLVEVLEKTSSVLRDRIRLKGQLRVHTAQGRLTGWILCLLPFVSFLALSVINPTYTDLLLNDPLGRHLVWAGLALMGLGIFVIRKIIDIKV
- a CDS encoding type II secretion system F family protein is translated as MTLAFILLALTLFLGITAITLLLQARSSAEVRLSRALAGDRVQTDETEQPQGVFSKFAQSVTALVGRTGVANAPEFERQLGLAGYRKPAHLQYFLTAKLLLPIVAAVSASFLVSQNVVFWVLVCGVVGYFLPDLWLSSAITRHREAVRLAMPDALDLLIICMEAGLGIDQALIRVGTELSLNHPQLSDEFRIINLEQRAGTPRIEAWRHMAERTKLEVVASFVSMLVQTDRFGTPISKSLGTFSESLRTERRQKAEELAAKTTIKMVFPLVLFIFPSMFIVLLAPAIISIKHSMGNAFQ